The genomic DNA GCGGGTGTGGCATTAGAGAATAAATTGGCGGCGGTAGGTGTTGATTGCCAATTCAGTAAATATGCAGATTTCCCCACCATTACTAAGTTGCGGGTATTAAGCCGCCATCAGCAGTTAATTCGGCTCGACTTTGAGGAAAACTTCCACGAAGTGGATAGCCAAGATCTTTGCACTAATTTCGCCCAGCAAGTTAAGTCGCACCAAGTGGTGATTTTATCGGATTACAACAAAGGTGCCTTAAACCAAGTGGGTGAGTTAATTCGTCTAGCTCGTGAGGCTGGCGTACCGGTATTGGTTGATCCGAAAGGCAGCGCCTTTGATAAGTATCGCGGTGCCACCTTGCTCACCCCCAACTTCTCAGAATTTGAAGCGGTTGTGGGTAAGTGTAAAGACGAAGATGACATCATCGCTAAAGGCGAGGCCTTAATTGAACAGCTAGATTTACAAGCCTTATTGGTCACCCGCAGCGAGCATGGCATGACCCTCATTCGTAAAGGTCAGCCAGAATTACATTTAGCGGCCCTAGCGCAAGAAGTGTATGACGTAACCGGTGCTGGTGATACGGTAATTTCTACCTTAGCCAGCGCCTTGGCGGCAGGGGCTTCCTTAGATGATGCTTGTGCGCTTGCTAATGCGGCTGCCGGTATTGTGGTGGGTAAACTGGGTACGTCTACAGTATCAACTATTGAGTTGGCCAATGCGGTATACGGCTCTCAAGAAACCGGTTTTGGTGTGCTTAGTGAGCAGCAACTGAAACTTGCCTTGGAAGCCGCAAAACGTCGTGGCGAGAAAGTGGTTATGACTAACGGTTGTTTCGACATTCTACATGCTGGCCATGTTTCTTATCTAAATCATGCGCGTACTCTAGGCGATCGACTAATCGTTGCCGTGAATAGCGATGCGTCAGTGAAGCGCTTAAAAGGTGAAGGCCGCCCAGTAAACAGTGTTGATCGCCGCATGGCGGTTTTGGCTGGTTTAGGTGCCGTTGATTGGGTGGTGGACTTTAGTGAAGATACTCCACAGCGCCTCATTGCTAACTTATTACCAGACTTACTGGTGAAAGGTGGCGACTATAAGCCCGAAGAGATAGCTGGTGGCGAAGAAGTGATCGCCAACGGCGGTGAAGTAAGAGTGCTTAACTTTGAAGACGGTTGTTCTACTTCGGAAATCATTAAGTCAATACGACAAAATCAAATTGACTAAGTGATTGAATAATAAGTAGCAAAGGCGCCATCAGGCGCCTTTTTTATAGGGTTTGTTCGCTGTTAGCTTATTGAGGAGGCATTAGGCCAGAGTTAACCAGTACCACATCTTCTTCACTCAGCGTTCCCGCCGCTTGTTTTAGCGCTAGCATATTAAGAATGTAATCATAACGAGCGTTAGCTAAATCACTTTTGGCTGAATAAAGGTTACGCGTCGCATCTTGTACGTCAACGATGGTACGGGTGCCCACTTCAAAGCCCGCTTCAGTCGCTTCTAAAGCACTTTGTGATGAAATCACCGTTTGCTCGAAGGCTTTAACCGAGCCAATGCTCGCACTTACGTTATTCACTACCGAGTTTACTGTGCTTTGTACGCTACGGAAGGTTTGCTCTAGTGCTTCAGAAGAGGCAATGTAGCTGAATTGAGCTTGTTTCACTCGAGAATTAATGCTGCCACCGAGGTAGATGGGCCAGTTAAACTCGAGGCCAATGTTACCCGCTGTATAGCCGCCGCCTTGGGCCGCGTCGGTAAAGTCGTTACCGTAGCTATTGTTGTCGTAACCAATACCTGCGGTTAAATCTAAAGTAGGTAGGTGACCGCTTTGGGCTAAGTCTATTTGCTCTTTGGCGATTTCTTTACCGATGCGCTGAGCATTTAGCTGCAGGTTGCGGTCGATAGCAGTATCTAACCAGTAATTGGCACCTTGGCTCAGTGGGCTAGGCTCGAAACGCTCGGTATTAAGAACGTTCAGTTCACGGTGTTCTAAACCGGTTAATTGGCGAAGTCCTTCATAACTGTTTGATAGATTGTTACGTGCTTGAATTTCTTGGGCCAAGGTTCGGTCGTATTCAGCTTGGGCTTCATGTACATCGGTGATTGCAGTTAAACCAACATTAAAACGTTGTTTGGTTTGTTCTAACTGACGGCCAACCGCTGTTTTGTTTGCTTCAACAAAACGTACATTATCGATGGCGCGTAATACATTGAAGTAGGCTTCGCTCACCCGAATGATCAGGCTTTGCACGTCGTTACCGTAAATCGCTTCAACACGAGTGGCGTTTTTTTCGCTAATGCTTAGGCTAGTCCAATTGCTCTGTGAATAAATTGATTGGCTTAAGCCCACCGAGGCATTGGTATTGGTAAGGCTATCGACACTATCATTGTTGGTGGTAGTGTATTTTGCGCCAGCCGAAAAGCCGATTTGCGGCAGCAACGAAGCGCGACTTTCTGTTATTTGCTCAAAAGCTACATCTCTTTGAGCTTTACTTTGTAAAATAACAGGATCTTTTTCCTGAGCGAGTTGATAAATTTGCAAGAGATCATCAGCTTGAGCTTGGAAAGCCAAAGGGCTAATACCACAAGCTAAGATTAACGATTTTATTTTCAGCTTCATTACGCCTTTCCTTTGGTCGCTTCTGTGTCGCGAGGTGATTCGGTATAAGTCATTAATTTTATGTAGACTGGGTATTAAATTTAACACGGCCTAATTAATGCTAGTCTATACCAGCTTGATTTCTAGAGTAAGACCTAGATTGTAAAGAACATTCATTAATTTATGTTTATTAGGTCTTTGATCAATAAGAATAGCGTAATTATACCTTCAGCCGGGGTCAGGGAGAGGCAATTAAATGTCAAAAACAACCACTTACAGTCAGTTTTCACACAAAGATCTTGAAATTAAAAACGTAGAAGATCTGTACCGAGGCTTTTTTAAGCTACAACGCTATACCTTACGTCATCGCTTATATCGAGGCGGCTGGAGCGATTGGATCCAACGCGAAATGATGGACAGAGGCCATGCCGCAGGAATTTTGTTGTTTGATCCAAAGCTTGATAGTGTGGTGTTAGTTGAGCAGTTTCGCATTGGTGCGGTGGAAACCGGAGACAGTCCTTGGCTGTTGGAAATTGTTGCTGGCATGCTGGATAGTAATCAGTCTGCCCTGGATGTGGCGGTGCGTGAAGCCGAGGAAGAAGCTGGCCTGCAAGTGAAACGAGTGATGGCTTGTAATAGCTTCTTGCCGGGAGCCGGGGGCTTGAGCGAGCGAGTGCATTTATACCTTGGTGAAGTGGATGCCAGTGAAGCGGGTGGCGTATTCGGTTTAGATAAGGAGAATGAAGATATTTTGGTGAAAGTGATTAAGCGAGAACAAGCCTTTGAGTGGGTACAAAATGGCTTAATCGATAACGCAGCTGCGGTGATCGCGATTCAATGGTTGCAGCTTAATTTGCAGAAAGTGATGCAGCAATGGCAAAATGGCGGCGAGGGCGATGGCCAGTAGCGTTGGGCCAAGCTCTTATCGAGTCAATTTAGACAAGCTGATGCAGCTTTATGCGGCGAATTATAGCTTGATGACTCGGCTGTTCCCGGCTGATTTGGAGGTCGGCGAAAAGCTCATCCTGCGGCCACACTTGGGAGAAAACTATCTCCTAGAAAGTAAAGAGCGTACTCGATACACCTCGTTGTACGAGATCAGGCAAGCGAACAGTCAAGCTTTTCACTATCTGCAACCGCAGCTATTAGTGCGTTTATACCACGATGCACGGTTGGCGGAAGTGTGTGCTAGTCAGCAGATTTATAAGCTAAAACCACGCTATGATTACCCGAATAAAAAGATGCATCACCAAGATGAAAAGCATCAAACAAATCAGTTCCTTAACGACTGGTTAGTATTTTGTTTAAAACAGCGGATGAAAGTTGAGTTTGCCTGAGCGAACAACTAGATAAGATTGTGGCACTAACTAAATTAAACATAACAACAGCCGAAGACGGATGCGTGCATTTACTGCAAGTGACAGACACCCACTTGTTTGCCGATGAGCAAACC from Agarivorans gilvus includes the following:
- the hldE gene encoding bifunctional D-glycero-beta-D-manno-heptose-7-phosphate kinase/D-glycero-beta-D-manno-heptose 1-phosphate adenylyltransferase HldE: MRITLPEFAQAKVLVVGDVMLDRYWHGPTGRISPEAPVPVVKVEQIEERPGGAANVALNAVALGAGSTLLGMSGEDEAGVALENKLAAVGVDCQFSKYADFPTITKLRVLSRHQQLIRLDFEENFHEVDSQDLCTNFAQQVKSHQVVILSDYNKGALNQVGELIRLAREAGVPVLVDPKGSAFDKYRGATLLTPNFSEFEAVVGKCKDEDDIIAKGEALIEQLDLQALLVTRSEHGMTLIRKGQPELHLAALAQEVYDVTGAGDTVISTLASALAAGASLDDACALANAAAGIVVGKLGTSTVSTIELANAVYGSQETGFGVLSEQQLKLALEAAKRRGEKVVMTNGCFDILHAGHVSYLNHARTLGDRLIVAVNSDASVKRLKGEGRPVNSVDRRMAVLAGLGAVDWVVDFSEDTPQRLIANLLPDLLVKGGDYKPEEIAGGEEVIANGGEVRVLNFEDGCSTSEIIKSIRQNQID
- the tolC gene encoding outer membrane channel protein TolC, encoding MKLKIKSLILACGISPLAFQAQADDLLQIYQLAQEKDPVILQSKAQRDVAFEQITESRASLLPQIGFSAGAKYTTTNNDSVDSLTNTNASVGLSQSIYSQSNWTSLSISEKNATRVEAIYGNDVQSLIIRVSEAYFNVLRAIDNVRFVEANKTAVGRQLEQTKQRFNVGLTAITDVHEAQAEYDRTLAQEIQARNNLSNSYEGLRQLTGLEHRELNVLNTERFEPSPLSQGANYWLDTAIDRNLQLNAQRIGKEIAKEQIDLAQSGHLPTLDLTAGIGYDNNSYGNDFTDAAQGGGYTAGNIGLEFNWPIYLGGSINSRVKQAQFSYIASSEALEQTFRSVQSTVNSVVNNVSASIGSVKAFEQTVISSQSALEATEAGFEVGTRTIVDVQDATRNLYSAKSDLANARYDYILNMLALKQAAGTLSEEDVVLVNSGLMPPQ
- the nudF gene encoding ADP-ribose diphosphatase; translation: MSKTTTYSQFSHKDLEIKNVEDLYRGFFKLQRYTLRHRLYRGGWSDWIQREMMDRGHAAGILLFDPKLDSVVLVEQFRIGAVETGDSPWLLEIVAGMLDSNQSALDVAVREAEEEAGLQVKRVMACNSFLPGAGGLSERVHLYLGEVDASEAGGVFGLDKENEDILVKVIKREQAFEWVQNGLIDNAAAVIAIQWLQLNLQKVMQQWQNGGEGDGQ
- a CDS encoding DUF1249 domain-containing protein, translated to MASSVGPSSYRVNLDKLMQLYAANYSLMTRLFPADLEVGEKLILRPHLGENYLLESKERTRYTSLYEIRQANSQAFHYLQPQLLVRLYHDARLAEVCASQQIYKLKPRYDYPNKKMHHQDEKHQTNQFLNDWLVFCLKQRMKVEFA